The following proteins come from a genomic window of Gimesia chilikensis:
- a CDS encoding DUF1559 domain-containing protein has protein sequence MKKSRARNLKRSGFTLIELLVVISIIALLAALLIPAVFAARESARSSQCKSNLRQFGLSMHAFASTDPSGRYCTGAYDFRRDGCPDTWGWVADMVNSGAGLPQKMLCPSSTLLGSEKLNDMIGVANTSNKDSAPLSRLSDGVCATWTSGTEGTPARLLQVAKLLEDGYGTNYASSWFLVRSGAKTSAGVTSSGLKGFGGSLGPLTIRRLDSSRVASSAVAFMGCGAPGDVGEAVLSHSIPGFVDAGERLAESFNDGPGRWDATAGTGGAITLMPAGTNVVGAIPAELPDPNRAGTPGPDTFLWLQDSRDWYAWHGRGSNKICNILMADGSVKAMVDLNGDGFLNPGFAGSASGGSGYTDATVELRPSECFSGPWLDAQLTKGNFE, from the coding sequence ATGAAAAAATCACGTGCTCGTAATCTGAAACGCTCAGGTTTTACCCTGATCGAACTTCTGGTGGTGATCTCGATCATCGCTCTGCTGGCTGCCCTGCTGATCCCAGCTGTTTTCGCAGCCCGCGAATCTGCCCGCTCTTCACAGTGTAAGAGCAACCTGCGTCAGTTTGGTCTTTCCATGCACGCCTTCGCATCAACCGACCCCAGCGGTCGCTACTGCACCGGTGCTTACGACTTCCGTCGTGACGGATGTCCTGACACCTGGGGCTGGGTCGCTGACATGGTCAACAGTGGTGCCGGTCTTCCTCAGAAGATGCTGTGCCCTTCATCGACTCTGCTCGGTTCAGAAAAACTGAACGACATGATCGGTGTGGCCAACACCAGTAACAAAGACTCTGCTCCACTGTCACGTCTGAGTGATGGTGTCTGTGCGACCTGGACTTCCGGTACAGAAGGTACTCCTGCCCGTCTGTTACAGGTTGCTAAACTTCTGGAAGATGGTTACGGAACGAACTACGCATCCAGCTGGTTCCTCGTACGCTCTGGAGCCAAGACTTCTGCAGGTGTAACATCATCCGGTCTGAAAGGTTTCGGCGGAAGTCTGGGTCCCTTGACCATTCGTCGGCTGGATTCTTCTCGCGTCGCTTCTTCAGCTGTCGCTTTCATGGGTTGTGGAGCTCCTGGTGACGTCGGCGAAGCTGTTCTGTCTCACTCCATTCCCGGATTCGTAGACGCTGGTGAGCGTCTGGCTGAATCGTTCAACGACGGTCCCGGCCGCTGGGATGCGACTGCAGGAACTGGTGGAGCCATCACCCTGATGCCCGCTGGTACCAATGTTGTCGGAGCGATTCCTGCTGAACTGCCCGACCCCAACCGTGCTGGTACTCCCGGCCCTGATACTTTCCTCTGGCTGCAGGATTCTCGTGACTGGTACGCATGGCACGGTCGTGGATCTAACAAGATCTGCAACATCCTGATGGCTGACGGTAGTGTGAAAGCAATGGTTGACCTGAACGGTGACGGCTTCCTGAACCCCGGTTTCGCCGGTTCTGCTTCAGGTGGTTCTGGATACACCGACGCGACTGTTGAACTGCGTCCTTCTGAGTGCTTCTCCGGTCCCTGGCTGGATGCTCAGCTGACTAAAGGTAACTTCGAATAA
- a CDS encoding sugar nucleotide-binding protein, translating into METVLVIGLDTVAGANIATCLSSRYRVVGLTSATPVSLQGCETHTYQEDDVETTQHWMSVVRPDWVVYCGVAANSSWSVDPAKFSTKDPVLAARNWVSAAELHSARFTHISSDAVFTGPWMFHEEDCQGMCESPEAELVRAIEREVSLCNNTLIIRTNVFGWTPAAYGTGQVEQLVQSLQDGSYSDLDCYRHGTPLLATDLAAIIEHAYQERLTGTFHVAGGERISPLEFVQRLAKQFELTVPLLPRATVMNERATGFANGETSLHTRKIRRALSISMPMLDDGLQRLFDQQTNGYLNRLNNEPVRYYEQEIAA; encoded by the coding sequence GTGGAAACAGTTCTGGTTATTGGACTTGATACGGTTGCCGGAGCAAATATAGCAACCTGCTTATCCAGTCGATATCGGGTTGTCGGATTAACTTCAGCTACACCAGTTTCCCTGCAGGGATGCGAAACACACACTTACCAGGAAGATGATGTCGAAACGACACAGCACTGGATGTCCGTGGTTCGTCCCGACTGGGTTGTCTATTGTGGAGTCGCAGCGAATTCTTCCTGGTCGGTTGACCCTGCGAAGTTTTCCACCAAAGACCCCGTGCTGGCAGCACGTAACTGGGTCAGTGCCGCGGAACTGCATTCCGCCCGATTCACACATATCTCGTCAGACGCCGTCTTCACCGGCCCCTGGATGTTCCACGAAGAGGACTGCCAGGGCATGTGCGAAAGCCCCGAAGCCGAACTGGTCCGGGCCATCGAACGTGAAGTCAGTCTCTGCAACAATACATTGATTATCCGCACCAACGTATTCGGCTGGACTCCCGCCGCCTACGGTACGGGACAGGTTGAGCAGCTGGTACAGTCTCTGCAGGACGGAAGTTATTCCGACCTCGACTGCTATCGGCACGGCACTCCGCTGCTGGCCACCGACCTGGCCGCGATTATCGAACACGCTTACCAGGAACGTCTGACTGGTACTTTCCATGTGGCTGGTGGCGAACGCATCAGTCCGCTGGAATTCGTACAGCGTCTGGCCAAGCAATTCGAACTGACTGTTCCACTACTGCCCCGGGCTACCGTGATGAATGAACGGGCCACCGGTTTTGCCAACGGAGAAACTTCTCTACACACCCGCAAAATCCGTCGGGCTCTGAGCATTTCGATGCCGATGCTGGATGACGGCTTGCAGCGTCTGTTCGACCAGCAGACTAACGGTTACCTGAATCGTCTGAACAACGAGCCGGTGCGTTATTATGAGCAGGAAATTGCCGCGTAA
- a CDS encoding PSD1 and planctomycete cytochrome C domain-containing protein codes for MVKQTCSLFLLSCLMLTVSLGNSAFAESGAAPADFDFASDIRPLLSDACFACHGPDDEHREADFRMDLKEGLFGKAGEQALIVPGKPEESLIYQRMTAEDESLRMPPADSGKKLSQADIEKIRQWIAAGAPWASHWAFQPPVKPPVPQVKQQSLVQNPIDAFILEKLEQRRLTFSEPADRITRLRRLSLDLIGLPPTIEEVDQFVNDPSPLAWQKQVTRLLASPHYGERWGRLWLDAARYADSNGYEKDAPRNVWLYRDWVIDAFNENKPYDQFITEQIAGDLLPQATQDQKVATGFMRNSMLNEEGGIDPEEFRMAAMFDRMDTIGKSILGLTLQCGQCHTHKYDPLTQENYYQIFACINNSYEASIRGYTDEEQTQRTSLFHKIKAIEEQLKAQKPDWATEMAAWEQSVKQNQPRWHVMKLTNIDSNSQRYFEQPDHSQLAQGYAPSRFTSNFEATVDASQIKALRLELLNHPNLPAGGPGRSTEGLCALTDIKLSVENPQDAKQKANVKFVKASADYANERQQLQNPYADKKGERGFTGPVEYAIDGDNSTAWGIDGGSGRMNLPHEAVFNAEKPFGYAEGTKLKISLVQMHGGWNSDDNQTMNLGRFRISYTTDENATADQVPDRVRELLTISADQRTPQQQAEIFSYWRTLVPEWKAQNEQIAALWKQHPKGTTQLVYQERPAPRETHLLERGDFLKQKQVVDPGVPDFLNSLPQGTEVNRLTFARWLVDRQSPTTARAIVNRVWQAYFGQGIVTTSEDLGSQGAAPTHRKLLDWLSVWFMDEGWDLKKLHTLIVTSNTYQQSSRVTPALLEQDPYNRLLARGPRYRVDAEIVRDIALKASGLLNSEIGGPSVHPPAPAFLFEKPASYGPKTWHVDQEDDRYRRAIYTFRFRSVPYPMLQAFDAPNGDIATVKRNRSNTPLQALTTLNETLFMECATGLAETTLAAKDASDAERIETAFRRCVSRHPSQAEVQLLTRFLQKQRDYFAAHPDEVKQITTTNNSPEPATAELAAWVALSRILLNMDETITKE; via the coding sequence ATGGTCAAACAAACGTGCTCACTGTTCCTACTGTCTTGCCTGATGCTGACAGTCTCGCTCGGAAATTCCGCCTTTGCAGAATCAGGGGCAGCGCCTGCGGATTTTGATTTCGCTTCCGATATTCGTCCGCTGTTATCCGACGCCTGTTTTGCCTGTCACGGTCCGGATGACGAACACCGTGAAGCCGATTTCCGCATGGATCTCAAAGAAGGACTCTTTGGCAAAGCGGGAGAGCAGGCGCTGATTGTTCCCGGCAAACCGGAAGAGAGTCTGATCTATCAGCGTATGACCGCAGAGGATGAAAGTCTGCGGATGCCTCCTGCCGACTCGGGTAAAAAACTCTCCCAGGCAGACATCGAAAAAATCCGTCAATGGATCGCCGCCGGTGCTCCCTGGGCTTCACACTGGGCCTTTCAGCCACCCGTAAAACCGCCCGTTCCCCAGGTGAAACAACAGTCGCTGGTGCAGAATCCGATTGATGCATTCATCCTGGAAAAACTTGAACAGCGACGCCTCACGTTTTCCGAACCCGCAGACCGCATCACGCGTCTGCGTCGTTTGAGTCTCGATCTGATCGGCCTGCCTCCCACCATTGAAGAGGTTGATCAATTCGTCAACGATCCGAGCCCTCTAGCCTGGCAGAAACAGGTGACCCGTTTGCTCGCATCTCCCCACTATGGCGAACGCTGGGGGCGTCTCTGGCTCGATGCCGCCCGCTATGCCGACTCGAACGGTTATGAAAAAGATGCGCCGCGCAATGTCTGGCTCTATCGCGACTGGGTGATTGATGCCTTCAACGAAAACAAACCCTACGATCAGTTCATTACCGAACAGATCGCCGGTGACCTGCTCCCCCAGGCGACACAGGATCAAAAGGTCGCCACCGGTTTCATGCGGAACTCCATGCTCAACGAAGAAGGGGGTATCGATCCCGAAGAGTTTCGCATGGCGGCCATGTTCGACCGCATGGATACGATCGGCAAAAGTATTCTGGGGCTGACCCTGCAGTGCGGACAATGTCACACGCACAAATACGATCCACTGACGCAGGAGAATTATTACCAGATCTTTGCCTGCATCAACAACTCCTACGAAGCCAGCATTCGCGGCTATACGGATGAAGAACAGACACAGCGCACCAGTCTGTTTCACAAGATTAAAGCGATTGAAGAACAGCTGAAAGCACAGAAGCCAGACTGGGCCACAGAGATGGCTGCCTGGGAACAAAGTGTCAAGCAGAACCAGCCTCGTTGGCACGTTATGAAGCTCACAAACATCGACAGTAACTCACAGCGCTACTTCGAACAGCCCGATCATTCACAGCTGGCACAGGGCTATGCACCATCCCGCTTCACCTCGAATTTTGAAGCGACCGTCGATGCGTCCCAGATCAAGGCCCTGCGGCTGGAACTCTTGAATCATCCCAACCTGCCCGCAGGCGGACCCGGCCGCTCGACCGAAGGTTTGTGTGCTCTCACCGACATCAAGCTCAGTGTCGAAAATCCTCAGGATGCGAAACAGAAAGCCAACGTCAAATTCGTAAAAGCGTCGGCGGACTACGCGAATGAGCGACAACAGCTTCAGAATCCCTACGCAGACAAAAAAGGAGAACGCGGATTTACCGGCCCGGTGGAGTATGCCATCGATGGTGACAACTCAACCGCCTGGGGCATCGATGGGGGATCGGGGCGGATGAATCTGCCTCACGAAGCAGTCTTTAACGCTGAGAAACCATTTGGCTATGCTGAGGGAACGAAGCTGAAAATCAGCCTGGTGCAGATGCACGGCGGCTGGAACAGCGATGATAATCAGACCATGAACCTGGGACGCTTTCGCATCTCGTATACGACAGATGAGAACGCGACCGCCGATCAAGTTCCCGATCGCGTTCGTGAACTGCTGACGATCTCCGCAGATCAACGCACACCGCAACAGCAGGCGGAAATCTTCAGCTACTGGCGGACGCTCGTCCCGGAGTGGAAAGCGCAGAACGAACAGATCGCCGCCCTCTGGAAACAGCACCCTAAAGGGACGACTCAACTCGTCTATCAGGAACGACCAGCACCGCGCGAAACCCATCTGCTCGAACGCGGCGACTTCCTCAAACAGAAACAGGTGGTCGACCCCGGTGTTCCCGACTTTCTGAATTCACTGCCACAAGGGACGGAAGTCAACCGACTGACCTTCGCCCGCTGGCTCGTGGACCGGCAGTCCCCCACGACCGCGCGAGCCATCGTCAACCGTGTCTGGCAGGCGTACTTCGGTCAGGGCATTGTTACCACCAGCGAAGACCTCGGTTCCCAGGGCGCAGCGCCGACGCACCGCAAACTGCTGGACTGGCTGTCCGTCTGGTTTATGGATGAAGGCTGGGATCTGAAAAAACTGCATACACTGATTGTTACCTCGAACACTTATCAACAGTCGTCCCGCGTCACTCCCGCACTGCTGGAGCAGGATCCCTACAACCGACTCCTGGCCCGCGGTCCCCGCTATCGCGTTGATGCGGAGATCGTACGCGACATCGCCCTCAAGGCCAGCGGTCTGCTCAATTCCGAAATTGGCGGCCCCTCTGTCCATCCCCCCGCGCCGGCCTTCCTGTTCGAAAAGCCGGCCAGCTACGGTCCCAAGACCTGGCACGTCGATCAGGAAGACGACCGCTACCGTCGGGCCATTTATACTTTCCGTTTCCGTTCTGTCCCCTATCCCATGCTGCAGGCCTTTGATGCGCCGAACGGTGATATCGCGACAGTCAAACGCAACCGTTCCAATACACCGCTCCAGGCACTGACCACACTCAATGAAACACTGTTCATGGAATGTGCCACGGGGCTCGCAGAAACCACGCTGGCTGCTAAGGACGCCTCCGATGCAGAGCGAATCGAAACCGCTTTCCGCCGCTGTGTCTCCCGACATCCTTCACAGGCAGAAGTTCAACTGCTGACCCGCTTCCTGCAGAAGCAACGCGACTATTTCGCAGCGCATCCGGACGAGGTCAAGCAGATCACAACCACCAATAACAGCCCGGAACCTGCCACCGCTGAACTGGCCGCCTGGGTCGCACTTTCGCGTATCCTGCTCAACATGGACGAAACGATTACCAAAGAATAA
- a CDS encoding DUF1501 domain-containing protein: protein MDRREFLLHAGGGLGSIALASLLKQEQLLSAAPAGTHVLHHPPRAKRVVQLYMSGAASQCDTFDYKPELIKDNGNEWDPGEKVQLFQSSPGKTMQAPWKWKQYGESGKWLNDCVAPLGACVDDMAFIHNMVSKSNVHGPATFMQATGFILPGFPGMGAWISYGLGSMTDNLPTFVVLPDPRGFAPNGAANWSAGFLPASNQGTMIRPNSKTPIANLFPSNNDFITRQSDRDVLAALKQLNQKHEEQRAGDSRLNARIKSYELAAKMQLQAPEVLDLSGETKSTLNMYGLDSVDFEVQEGISESAEIAYFGRNCLVARRLLEQGVRFVQIWSGADNGFPRRNWDSHEDIKRDHWPLGRGMSIGAAALIQDLKQRGMLDDTIILWTTEFGRMPCSQGSKGRDHNPFVFTNWLAGGGIKGGTTYGESDQWSFKPADPANPTMCYDVHATILHLLGIDHEKLTFRHNGIDRRLTDVHGHVIKEIIA from the coding sequence ATGGATCGTCGTGAATTTCTGCTGCATGCAGGCGGGGGGCTGGGCAGTATCGCCCTGGCGTCGCTGCTCAAACAGGAACAGCTGCTGAGCGCTGCCCCTGCCGGAACGCACGTTCTGCATCATCCGCCCCGCGCGAAACGCGTGGTCCAGCTCTACATGTCGGGAGCCGCGAGTCAGTGTGATACGTTCGATTACAAACCCGAACTCATCAAGGATAATGGCAACGAATGGGACCCGGGAGAAAAGGTGCAGCTGTTTCAGTCCTCGCCGGGCAAGACGATGCAGGCTCCCTGGAAGTGGAAACAATATGGCGAATCGGGCAAGTGGCTCAACGATTGTGTCGCCCCCTTAGGCGCCTGTGTTGACGACATGGCCTTCATTCACAACATGGTCAGCAAGTCGAACGTCCACGGCCCGGCGACTTTCATGCAGGCTACCGGATTTATTCTCCCCGGCTTTCCCGGCATGGGGGCCTGGATCAGCTACGGTCTGGGCAGCATGACCGACAATCTGCCGACGTTCGTTGTGCTCCCCGATCCGCGCGGCTTCGCACCCAATGGTGCCGCCAACTGGTCCGCCGGCTTCCTGCCCGCCAGTAACCAGGGAACCATGATTCGCCCCAATTCCAAAACGCCCATCGCCAACCTCTTCCCGTCCAATAATGATTTCATCACCCGCCAGAGCGATCGTGATGTTCTCGCCGCACTGAAACAGCTCAACCAGAAACATGAAGAACAACGAGCCGGCGATTCGCGGCTGAATGCCCGCATCAAGTCTTACGAACTGGCCGCGAAAATGCAGCTGCAGGCACCGGAAGTACTCGACCTGTCCGGCGAGACAAAGAGCACACTCAACATGTACGGTCTCGACTCGGTCGACTTTGAAGTGCAGGAAGGCATTAGCGAATCAGCCGAGATCGCCTACTTCGGTCGCAACTGTCTGGTAGCCCGAAGACTGCTGGAGCAGGGCGTTCGCTTCGTGCAGATCTGGTCGGGGGCGGACAACGGCTTTCCCCGGCGCAACTGGGATTCGCATGAAGACATCAAACGCGATCACTGGCCATTAGGCCGGGGCATGTCCATCGGAGCTGCAGCGTTGATTCAGGATCTGAAACAGAGAGGCATGCTCGACGATACAATTATTCTCTGGACCACCGAGTTCGGCAGAATGCCCTGCAGCCAGGGGAGCAAAGGCCGCGACCACAATCCGTTCGTCTTCACCAACTGGCTAGCGGGAGGTGGCATCAAAGGGGGCACGACTTATGGCGAGTCCGATCAGTGGTCCTTCAAGCCTGCCGATCCCGCTAACCCCACGATGTGCTACGATGTGCACGCCACAATCCTGCACCTGTTGGGCATTGATCACGAAAAGCTCACGTTCCGACACAACGGAATCGATCGTCGCCTGACCGACGTGCATGGTCATGTGATTAAAGAGATCATCGCCTGA
- a CDS encoding DUF1501 domain-containing protein encodes MNQIQHPAHPIARRWFLQQCGVGVGAIATAQLLQESGDLLANSTSAPQDPLAPREPHHSPKAKNIIFLFMGGGPSHLELFDDKPVLSKFDGKLPPEELLKGYRAAFINPNSKFLGPKFKFKKHGECGAELSEILPHLADVVDDIAIVKSMKTDAFNHAPAQIQALTGSQLFGKPSLGAWTLYGLGSESKNLPGFVVFSSGNKGPSGGSSCWGSGFLPTTHQGVMFRGGQEPVLYLKNPPGVSTELQRDSLDTLKALNQRHLEQVGDPEIATRINSFEMAYRMQASAPDVMDLSQETKSTLELYGAEPGQTSFANNCLLARRLVERGVRCVQLFHESWDQHGGLVGGLKSNCAATDQASAALIKDLKQRGLLEDTLVVWGGEFGRTPMVQGGNDGRDHHPNAFTMWLAGGGIKGGTTIGRSDDFGFNVIEDEVPVHDLHATILHLLGLDPHQLSFRFQGLDQKLIGVNPAKLVTKILA; translated from the coding sequence ATGAATCAAATACAACATCCCGCACATCCGATCGCCAGACGCTGGTTTTTACAGCAATGCGGCGTCGGAGTTGGAGCAATCGCCACTGCCCAACTGCTCCAGGAATCCGGCGACCTGCTGGCAAATTCCACGTCTGCACCGCAGGACCCGCTGGCACCTCGTGAGCCTCACCATTCGCCCAAAGCGAAGAACATCATCTTTCTGTTCATGGGGGGCGGACCCAGTCATCTGGAACTGTTCGACGATAAACCGGTGTTGAGTAAATTCGATGGCAAGCTGCCGCCTGAAGAACTGCTCAAAGGTTATCGAGCTGCATTTATCAATCCAAACTCGAAGTTCCTGGGACCGAAGTTCAAATTCAAAAAGCATGGAGAATGCGGTGCGGAACTCTCCGAGATCCTGCCCCATCTGGCAGACGTCGTCGATGACATCGCCATTGTGAAAAGTATGAAGACCGATGCCTTCAATCACGCCCCCGCGCAGATTCAGGCACTCACCGGTTCCCAGCTCTTCGGTAAGCCGAGCCTGGGCGCCTGGACGCTTTACGGGCTGGGCAGCGAGTCAAAAAATCTGCCGGGCTTCGTGGTCTTCAGTTCTGGTAACAAAGGTCCCAGTGGAGGCAGTTCCTGCTGGGGTAGCGGGTTCCTGCCGACTACGCATCAGGGAGTCATGTTCCGGGGCGGACAGGAACCGGTGCTCTACCTCAAAAATCCTCCCGGGGTTTCCACTGAACTCCAGCGAGATTCCCTCGATACACTCAAAGCCTTAAATCAGCGGCATCTGGAGCAGGTGGGTGATCCCGAGATTGCCACCCGCATCAATTCCTTTGAAATGGCGTACCGCATGCAGGCCAGCGCACCGGATGTGATGGATCTTTCGCAGGAAACCAAATCAACGCTGGAACTGTATGGTGCAGAACCGGGGCAGACCTCGTTTGCTAATAACTGTCTGCTGGCCCGTCGACTGGTGGAACGGGGCGTTCGTTGCGTGCAGCTCTTCCACGAATCATGGGATCAGCATGGCGGACTGGTAGGCGGACTCAAGAGTAACTGTGCCGCCACCGATCAGGCATCCGCAGCACTCATCAAAGACCTCAAACAGCGGGGATTGCTCGAAGACACCCTCGTTGTCTGGGGCGGCGAATTCGGACGGACCCCGATGGTGCAGGGGGGCAATGATGGTCGCGATCATCATCCCAACGCCTTTACCATGTGGCTCGCCGGCGGCGGAATCAAAGGGGGGACGACCATCGGTCGTTCAGATGATTTCGGCTTCAATGTGATCGAAGACGAAGTTCCCGTTCACGATCTGCACGCCACGATCCTGCATCTGCTGGGCCTGGATCCGCATCAGTTGTCCTTCCGCTTCCAGGGACTCGATCAGAAACTGATCGGCGTGAACCCGGCGAAGCTCGTGACAAAAATCCTGGCTTAA
- the def gene encoding peptide deformylase, with amino-acid sequence MAALQIVNYPHPALRWKSKPIKSITPELRDIVKTMFELMYQARGIGLAANQVALPYRLFVINLTSDPGEKEEEFVFINPEITKRKGTAEGEEGCLSLPQLYGDVKRSEEITVEAYDLNGQLFEITLDDLAARAVQHEYDHIEGVMFTDRMVEAKKAELEAQIADFEAQFRHQQDRGEIASDEELRKQLAQLELELD; translated from the coding sequence ATGGCTGCGTTGCAAATCGTCAATTATCCCCATCCTGCCCTCCGCTGGAAATCTAAACCCATTAAAAGCATCACGCCTGAACTGCGCGATATCGTCAAAACGATGTTCGAGCTCATGTATCAGGCACGGGGCATCGGACTGGCAGCCAACCAGGTCGCACTTCCGTATCGACTGTTTGTGATCAACCTGACTTCCGATCCCGGCGAAAAAGAGGAAGAGTTTGTCTTCATCAACCCGGAAATTACCAAACGCAAAGGGACGGCCGAAGGGGAAGAAGGCTGCCTGAGTCTCCCCCAGCTTTACGGCGACGTCAAACGTTCCGAAGAAATTACCGTGGAAGCTTACGATCTCAACGGACAGCTGTTTGAGATCACCCTCGACGATCTGGCCGCCCGCGCCGTACAACATGAATACGATCACATCGAGGGTGTCATGTTTACGGATCGCATGGTCGAAGCCAAAAAAGCAGAACTGGAAGCCCAGATCGCTGACTTCGAAGCCCAGTTTCGTCATCAGCAGGATCGAGGCGAAATTGCTTCGGATGAAGAACTTCGCAAACAACTGGCCCAGCTCGAACTGGAACTGGATTAA